Proteins encoded in a region of the Populus nigra chromosome 3, ddPopNigr1.1, whole genome shotgun sequence genome:
- the LOC133689544 gene encoding 3-ketoacyl-CoA synthase 11, whose product MSESNQTKPLIQPSSLRKLPDFKQSVKLKYVKLGYHYLITHGMFLFLSPIAVVIAAQLSTFSIQDLHDLWYHLKFNLISVILCSTLLVFLLTLYFLTRPRPVYLVNFSCYKPDDSRECTRKIFMDRSKLTGVFTEESMEFQRKILERSGLGESTYLPEAVLRVPPNPCMAEARKEAEAVMFGAIDELLKKTSVKPKDIGILIVNCSLFNPTPSLSAMVINHYKLRGNILSYNLGGMGCSAGLISIDLAKHLLQAHPNSYALVISMENITLNWYFGNDRSMLLSNCLFRMGGAAVLLSNKRSDWWRSKYQLVHTVRTNKGADDKCFSCVTQQEDSTGKVGVSLSKDLMAVAGNTLKTNITTLGPLVLPMSEQLLFFATLVGKKLFKMKLKPYIPDFKLAFEHFCIHAGGRAVLDELEKNLQLSDWHMEPSRMTLYRFGNTSSSSLWYELAYSEAKGRIKKGDRTWQIAFGSGFKCNSAVWKALRTINPAKEKNPWMDEIHQFPVDVPKFSAIQ is encoded by the coding sequence ATGTCtgaatcaaatcaaactaaACCCTTGATCCAGCCATCATCTTTGAGAAAACTCCCTGATTTCAAGCAATCAGTGAAGTTGAAATATGTGAAACTTGGCTATCATTACCTTATTACTCATGGGATGTTCCTGTTTTTATCACCTATTGCCGTCGTTATTGCGGCACAGCTATCTACATTCTCGATCCAAGATCTACATGATCTTTGGTACCATCTTAAATTCAATCTCATATCCGTGATCCTCTGTTCGACCCTCCTCGTGTTTTTGTTGACCCTTTATTTCCTTACCCGACCTCGCCCTGTTTACCTAGTGAATTTTTCATGCTATAAGCCTGATGATTCTAGGGAATGTACTAGGAAGATTTTTATGGATAGATCGAAGTTAACAGGTGTTTTCACTGAGGAGAGCATGGAGTTCCAAAGGAAAATTCTTGAGAGGTCTGGTCTTGGGGAGTCGACTTATCTCCCCGAGGCTGTCTTGAGAGTCCCTCCAAATCCGTGCATGGCTGAAGCAAGGAAGGAAGCTGAGGCTGTAATGTTTGGTGCAATCGATGAGCTGCTTAAGAAGACATCTGTGAAACCGAAAGATATTGGAATTCTGATTGTGAATTGCAGCTTGTTTAACCCAACACCATCCTTGTCCGCCATGGTGATCAACCATTATAAGCTAAGGGGGAATATTCTTAGTTATAATCTTGGTGGTATGGGTTGTAGTGCTGGTTTGATATCGATTGATCTTGCCAAACATCTCCTTCAAGCGCATCCTAACTCTTATGCTTTGGTTATTAGCATGGAGAACATCACCTTGAATTGGTATTTTGGGAATGATAGGTCAATGCTTCTCTCAAATTGCTTGTTTAGAATGGGAGGGGCAGCTGTTTTGCTTTCAAATAAAAGATCTGACTGGTGGCGTTCTAAGTACCAATTGGTTCATACTGTTAGAACAAATAAGGGCGCTGATGATAAGTGTTTCTCCTGTGTTACTCAACAAGAGGATTCTACTGGAAAggttggggtttctttatcgaAGGACTTGATGGCAGTTGCAGGGAATACTTTAAAGACTAATATCACTACCCTTGGCCCTCTTGTTTTGCCCATGTCTGAACAGCTGCTCTTTTTTGCCACATTGGTGGGGAAAAAACTCTTTAAGATGAAGTTAAAGCCATACATCCCGGATTTTAAATTGGCGTTTGAGCATTTCTGCATTCATGCTGGGGGGAGAGCGGTGCTGGATGAATTGGAAAAAAACCTACAGCTTTCAGATTGGCATATGGAACCTTCCAGGATGACACTCTATCGATTTGGCAACACTTCAAGCAGCTCTCTTTGGTATGAATTGGCTTATTCAGAAGCCAAAGGGAGGATAAAGAAGGGAGACAGAACATGGCAGATCGCTTTTGGGTCTGGGTTCAAGTGTAACAGTGCTGTCTGGAAGGCTCTGAGGACCATAAACCCAGCCAAGGAGAAAAACCCATGGATGGATGAGATCCACCAGTTCCCAGTTGATGTTCCAAAGTTTTCAGCCATACAGTAG
- the LOC133688696 gene encoding DEAD-box ATP-dependent RNA helicase 10-like — MAGETEEAVKTFADLGMCEQLVEACARLGWKNPTKIQVEAIPHALQGKDLIALAQTGSGKTAAFALPTLQALLQSSVTSAPVFYACVLSPTRELAIQIAEQFEALGSDIGLRCAVLVGGVDMGLQTIALAKRPHIVVGTPGRLLDHLSNTKGFSLRTLKYLILDEADRLLNEEFEKSLDEILTVIPRDRKTYLFSATMTKKVRKLQRACLRNPVKIEVASKYSVVETLRQQLLFCPAKYKECYLVHALTLKSGASTMVFTRTCDATHFLALVLRNLGLRAIPINGHMSQSKRLGALNKFKAGECNILICTDVASRGLDIPSVDMVVNYDIPTNSKDYIHRVGRTARAGRSGLAISLVNQNEIGWFKQIENLIGIRMSDIRPHQEEIMLLLERVTEAKRISQKQIKEPGGKKRKGRGDEDEEEIDKYMQERWKIQEEEQKMIPAASQFKCF; from the exons ATGGCCGGAGAAACAGAGGAGGCGGTAAAGACGTTTGCGGATTTGGGGATGTGCGAACAATTGGTGGAAGCGTGTGCAAGATTAGGATGGAAAAACCCTACAAAAATTCAAGTAGAAGCCATCCCTCATGCTCTTCAAGGCAAAGACTTAATTGCTCTTGCACAAACTGGTTCTGGAAAAACAGCTGCTTTTGCTCTTCCAACACTCCAAGCCCTTCTTCAATCTTCAGTTACTTCTGCTCCAGTCTTCTACGCTTGCGTCCTCTCCCCTACCAG GGAGCTGGCAATTCAGATAGCTGAACAGTTTGAAGCTTTAGGGTCCGACATCGGGTTGAGATGTGCTGTT CTTGTTGGAGGGGTGGATATGGGGCTACAGACAATTGCCCTTGCAAAGCGGCCTCATATTGTT GTTGGTACACCTGGTCGCCTTTTGGATCATTTGTCGAATACAAAAGGATTTTCTCTCCGTACACTGAAATACCTG ATCTTGGATGAGGCAGACAGGTTGCTAAATGAAGAGTTTGAGAAATCACTGGATGAAATTCTAACTGTTATTCCACGGGATcggaaaacatatttattttctgCAACTATGACAAAGAAG GTTCGAAAGCTCCAAAGGGCTTGTTTAAGAAATCCTGTGAAG ATAGAAGTGGCATCCAAATATTCTGTTGTCGAGACATTGAGGCAGCAACTTCTGTTTTGTCCTGCTAAGTACAAG GAATGCTATCTTGTACATGCTCTGACTCTGAAATCTGGAGCTTCTACCATGGTTTTCACACGGACATGTGATGCAACTCATTTTTTGGCTTTGGTTCTTCGAAATCTTGGTCTAAGGGCCATCCCCATTAATGGCCACATGAGTCAG tCTAAGAGGCTTGGAGCCTTAAACAAGTTCAAAGCTGGCGAGTGCAATATTCTCATATGCACTGATGTCGCAAGTAGAGGACTTGATATTCCATCTGTGGATATGGTTGTTAATTATGATATCCCCACCAACTCTAAG GATTATATTCATCGTGTTGGGAGAACTGCTCGTGCAGGAAGATCTGGGTTGGCAATATCACTAGttaatcaaaatgaaattggGTGGTTTAAACAAATAGAGAATCTCATTG GCATTAGGATGTCGGATATTCGTCCTCATCAAGAGGAAATCATGCTATTGCTGGAGCGTGTCACAGAAGCCAAAAGAATTTCACAGAag CAAATTAAAGAACCTGGAGGTAAGAAAAGGAAGGGCAGAGGAGACGAGGACGAGGaagaaattgataaatacatgCAAGAAAGATGGAAGATTCAAGAAGAAGAACAGAAGATGATACCAGCAGCTTCTCAGTTCAAGTGTTTCTAA